A window of Thermoproteus sp. genomic DNA:
TTTATTTTTCACTTAGTTTATTTAAGATGGACAATAAGTTCTTCAAGACCGCCGTGAGGAGGACCCTGAAGTTTCTAGACATGGCCGCGGAGAGGCCCACGTAGACCGACGCAGTTATCAATAGGGCCAGGATCACCTCGGCGATTGACGTAAAGACCGACGGGACTAGAGGCAGGACCAGCGTTTTAGATATGAAGTAGAGCGCTACCGAGGTGGCCAGTAGGGGCGGCACATAGTCCTCGACGAAGGTGCCCCAGTCCACTAGCCGTACGGACTTCCTATCGGTGACGACTAGCCTGAAGGCAAGCGCGGCGGCGTTAGCAAGAGCAGAGGCCGACACTACGCCGGTGATCGCGTAGTACTCGTCGCCTAGACGTTCAGCCAAGAGCATTAGGGGCACTATGGAGCCTAGGTACACCGCGGTGAAGACCAGCTCGGCCAGGTGGGCGTACAGCACCAGCGTGCCTAAATATGACCTGGCCCTTATCTCGCCGTTCTGTAGGTCCGTCTTGTCTACTCCCTGCATGGCGTTGGCGAGGAAGAAGTTGAGGTTGCCCAATATATTAGCTGCAGACCAGATGGCAAGGGGGATGAGGAGCGGAGCGAGGTACTGGGGCTGGCCAGGCCTCAAGAAGTTGACGTAGTACGGCTCGAAGAAGATATAGGACAGCGATATGATCGTGCTGAGCGACATCACCATCAACAAGTCCTTATAGACGCCGCCAGATCTGCCCTCCAGCAGCTCGCCGTATGTTATATTGGAGAGGAGGGAGGAGAAGGTATAGGGCTTGGACAACATGAAGAAGATATACCAAAGCCCCACCTGCTCCATGGCCCCCAGAAGCCCTATGATCGCGGCGTCCAAGGACCTAAAGGAGTTTATGGCGTAGCCCATAAGGGGCACCCAAGCTGCGTTTATCAGCTCGCGCATATAACGCTTGAAGTCTGCTTTTACCTGAAACGCGGCGGCGCGATAGAGCCCGTAGAGCGCAGGCGCGGCCGTTATCGCCGCCGAACTCCAAAGCACGGCCTCTACCGACCACCTCGCCGCGTATATGGCCCCTATGGCGACTAGCTTGACGGCCGCCTGTAGTAAATTCAACGCCACAAAACGCCGCCTATCTCTGACCATCAATATGGAGGAAGCTATAGACGAGAGATATGTGGTGAACTCCACCACTAAAGCCACGGCAGCCACTAGCGGGCCCCGCGGCCCCAGCTCGCCCCAAATGGCGGCCAGATAGGCGATAGTGAGCCCCGCCGAGGCGGAAAAGAACAACGTGACGGCCCCCACGGCGGCCCTCAAGTCCAGCCCCCCATCCCTTGCGGTTATTCTAGGAAACGCAAAGCCCGCTATGGCGTTGGGGAGGAGGGAAAAGGCGGTGGAGGCGTTGAGTAGAGTCACCAAGCCCAAGTCCTCTATGGGCAACTTCCGCGTTATTGCTATATTATAGAGGAGACTTATAGTTAGCGTAAACAAAGAGGTCAACGCGCCTAGCAACCTAACGCGTCTAGCCACGCCGTATGGGCCGAGGTTAAAAATAATTATTTCTTTAAGGCCCTAAGTAGCTCTTCGCGGAGGCCCATTTTGCCCGGGCGGAAGATCCTTCTGTCCATCTCCTCGAGCTCCCCAACGGCCGGCTTAAAGCCCATACGGGCCAATATGTCCCTCTCGACGTCGACGCCGGGGGCTATTTCGACCAAGACGAGCCCGCCGGGCGTCAGCCTGAATACCGCTCGTTCCGTCACGTAGAGCACCTCTTTGCCCTCCTCTATCGCGTACTTCCCACTGAAGACTATCTTATATACCGACGGGACGAACTTGACGATATTTCCATCTTGTTTTATTTTCAGGGTTCCGTCAGACACCTCTAGGGCCCTCTTGCCGGCGGTGAACTCCCCCGCGAAGTAAACTCTCGGAGAGCCTATAGCTATTACGGGGAAGCCGCCGGGCCCCGTCATGCGGCCCGGTATGAAGGCAGGATTCACGTTGCCCCTTTCGTCTACCTCCAAGAACCCCAAGGAGGTCGCGTCTATGGCTCCGCCCTCGTAGAGCAAGAACTGGTCGGGCATAGGTATCACCGCGTAGTGCCCCAACACCGCGCCGAAGTCCGCGCCGGTCAGCGCGTATCCGCCCCACTGTCCCGACTCGACGGTTATATGTATGAACTCCTCTATGTCTTCCTCCCTAATGACGTCGGCGGCGACTGCCGGTATGCCTATGCCTAAATTTATGATAACAGGTCTGCCCAGCTTTTCCACGAGCCTCGCTAGCTCTAGGACGACTCTCCTGGCGATTACTTTATCTACATCTAAGGGTCTGGGCTCGTAGGACACTCTATAGGGCGAGTCGCCGCTGATTATGGGGTTGTAATCGAAGCTATAGGTCTGCCAGTGGAAGCGCTCCACCTCGTTGCCCCTCCGCGAGACCACGACGAAATCCACTAGAGGGCCGGGCACGAATACGGACTTGGGGTGGAGCTCGCCTGCCGCCGCCATTCTGATCACCTGCGCTATGACGAGCCCGCTGGGGTGGGCCTTGACGGCTTGGACTATAGCCAAGACGGACCCGTATATGGCTTCCCGCTCCATGCTCAAATTGCCCATCTCGTCGGCGGTGGTAGCCCTAATTAACGCCACATCGGGCTTCGGCGCTTTGTACAACAAATACTCCCTGCTGTCCACCTCGACGACTTCTACTTCGACAGTCCTCCTGCGCCTAGCCAGATCGTTCAACATGCCGCCGTCTTGTCTCGGATCTATGAAGGTGCCAAGGCCTACTCTCGACAAGACGCCGGGAGCTCCAGCAGCTACATCTCTAAGCCACCTCGTCACGATCCCTATAGGCCAGGTGTAGCCCTCCACTAAATTACGAGCAACTGCGGCCTGGAGTGAGGGGGCCCATCCGTAAAAGGGCAGTAAGAAGCCCCTTACGAGTCTCTGGTCTGGATTCTTTATTATATACTGCCCCAATTTGTCCAGCCCGAAGCCCGGAACAGCCGGCAGGGCATCAGATATTATGAAGACGTCTCTTGGCCTTCCTGTCTCCATATGGTATCTCAAGAGGGCCTCTATCAAGTAGAAAGGTGCCGTCGCCGCGTTGAAGCCAGATATGGCTACTACCGATCCATCTTTAATTTTCTCGAAGGCGTGGCGTGGACTTACGCACTTACTCACGGGAGGAATCCTACATTATCATATATATTTAATCTCGTTTCTATATATAAAATATTTCGACTATATAAATATTTTATTTCTTGAAAATGTGGAATATCAACATTTAAGTTTAGCCCGGCCGGGAGTCTCTGACATCATGAAGGGGCTACCGGGCACCAACACCTTCTTGCCGCCGCAGTCTAGCTCCATCAAGGCACCTCTTATGCGCCAATGTTCTTGAGAGGCCACCCATTCTATAGACTTTACTATAGCTATCGGCGGCCTTCCCTTCTCCCTACTGGCCCTTACGAGGTCCTCCCCTCTGAATTTAGCGACCTCAGCGAAGACCTCGGCCTCCAGCTCCCTAAGTCTACTTGGGTCTCTCTCCCAAAGGCTTAATGCCTCCTTCCACTTCTCGGCTAGGTCGGGCCGGCCTATTATCTCGAAGAACGCCTCGACTTCCGGCCATATGACTGTGGCCAGCGCCACGAAGCCGTCTTTCGCCCTCGCCGTGGTGTAAGTCACCAATAAGTTCGCGTCTATCGTGGAGGACCTCCTCCTAGGCCCTCCTAACACGAAGGAGGCGCCGATCTGATAGGGGTGGTCTAGAGATAACACCTCGTTTATGGCCACATCTATAAACTGACCTCTCCCGCTCCTCATGCGCTCCCAATACGCCGCAAGGGCCGCCAAGGCGCCCGCCGCCCCCGCGAAGGCCCACGCCAGCCATATGCCCGCCCTTATGGGGTAGGAGTAGGGCTCCGGAAGCGAGGGGTTGCCCAACATGGCCATATAGCCGTTATAAGCCTGGCCCGTCAAGTCGGAGTCCGGCATCTCGGCATATTCTTCCGCCTTACTGCCGTAGTGCCCAAATTGGGATATGGCCACGTAGATGAGCTTGGGGTACCTCTCAGAGAGTTGTGGATAGCCCATCCCCATGGAGTATAACCTCCCAGGCCCCAGCCCGTCGATTAGTATGTCGATTTCCGCCAGAAGGCTCTTGGCCTGGTCCAACGACACCTCCTTCTTCCCCCTGCCCTCGAGGAAATAGGGTATGCCGACGCGCCCTATTGTCACCCCGTGGGGAGTTATCTTCTTGGCGTCTTCGTCGGGGACTGTGTAGACCTCTGCGCCCAATTCTGACAACAGGGAGCCGGCTATCCTACAGCCGAAATTAGTACCGCATATCTCTAAGACCTTCACGCCTTGTAAGGCCTCGGGCTTGGTCTCTCTGGCGCCGAACAGCTCCATTAACGCCCTATCGCGATCCATCATATCTCCACCTCGTCTTTTTCTCCCATGTAGACCGGGTCCTCTTCGGCCTTCCAGCCGGGAGGCGGCATGTTGCCCAGCTGTCCGTCCCAATATCCCACCACGCCCTCCCTTTCAAGCCTCTCTACTTCCGCCTTAGAGAGGCCTAGCTTATGTAGGAGCACCAGCCTGTTGTGATAGCCCACAGGCCGCGCCACCCACCTCACCACCAGTGGCGTTCTGCTCATTTTGACTATAGGCCCAGGCACGACTATCTCGCCGTAGAGTCTATCCTTTATTTTAAGTATAGAGCCCCTCTCGGCCCTCCAGGGGTCGTCCAAGACCTCTTTGTCGTTCAATACGGGCTGTATGGGGACTCCGGCCTTCTTGCCGAAGTCCAACAGCTCGTCTAGTCTTTTCGACGAGGCCCAACTCCGCACGATCTCGTATTTCTTCCAGAGGGACTCCGGATCTCTGGTGTCCCTCAAGCCTCTGAGGCCCGGCACTGCCTCGGCCAACACGTCGTATTGTCTCTCCGTCATGGCCGCCAGAGCGACGAACTTCCCATCAGCAGTCTTGAAGACTCCAGAGACATAGGCGCTTGGATCTATAAAGCCGCTTCTCTTGAGTCTAGAGCCAGTTATAGACATATAGGTGAAGTGGTACATAAATCTCTGCATGCTGGCCGCTTGGGACAAATCGATGTACTGCCCCCTCCCGGTCCTCTCCCTATAAATCAAAGCCGCTAATATGGCGGACACCGCCATTGTGGACGGCAACCAGTCGCCTGGATAGTCGGGCAACCTATAGGCCTCATTGACTCCATCCTCCCAGCCCGTTATGTCTATCACGCCGGACTCCGCCTGCCCTATAATGTCGTAGCTTGGGAGTCTCGACAGCGGGCCCCAGTTGCCGTACCCGCTGGCGCTGACGTAAATAAGCTTGGGGTTGACCTCCCTCAGTTGTAGATAGCCGAAACCATATTTGTCGAGAGTCCCCGGCTCCATGTTCTCTATAAACACGTCGGCCCCCTTCACGAGCTCCAATACTAGCTTCCTCCCCTCTTCCTTCCTGTAGTCTATCCCGACGAAGTACTTATTGGAGTTGAGGTAGAGGTAGTCTATTCTCATCCCCTTGTAGAACCCCTTGCCGCCCCACATCGACGGGTATTTCCACCTGTCGCCTCTAGGCGGCGGCTCTATTTTTACGACCTCGGCGCCCAGCTGGGCGAGGAGCCTCGGAATGTTGGGCCCCAATATGTAGTGGGCGAACTCCACCACTCTTATCCCCTTCAAGGGAGGGTCACCTTTAGCGCTTGATATAATATTCTCTATTATCTTGAAGTAACTCATATAACCTCGAAAATCCTTTTATTTTAAAGTATCGCTATATATATTGATAGATAGGCAAAAGCCCTTATATAGCCTCTAATTTTCTCACTATGGCCTCTAGGGCTTTGGGATACACCCTATTGGCTGTAGGCATCGTATTGATATTAGGGGCCGTGTATCTAGTCTACGCCTCGCTGGTGGGGTACATCCAGCCCCCTAAGATATTTTCATTCGGCGACGTCATAGTCTACTACGGCTCTACCCAAATCAAGGTCCTAGACGGCTCACAATTGAGCAAAATAGCCGACCTGTCCTTTTGGGCCCTCCTAGCGGCCTTCGTGGCCTCTGCAGGGGAAAACTTGGCGACTTGGGGGTAAAGCTGATAGTCGGCGCCGAGAAGTGAATACTTATATATGCTAAATAGGGCCATGGCATGGCTACATGGTCTGAATACGTATTCGCCAAGAAGCTCGGGAGGTCGCCGTCCCCCGGCGAAATAGTCGAGATAGTCCCCGACCTAGTGGCCTTCCACGACCTGACGGGATACCACGTGCTGGAGATGATGGAGAAGATGGGCGGAGTGGAGGTGTTCGACAAGAACAAGCTGGTCGTCGCATTTGACCACCTGGCCCCGGCCCCCACGGTCAGAGCCGCCGAGATACAGGTCTACATCCGCCGCCATGTGCGCTCCATAGGCCTCAAGAACTTCCACGACGTTGGGGAGGGCATTATGCACCAGCTGATACTCGAGAGGTACGCGCTCCCGGCGCAGTTCGTCTTCGGCGCCGACTCCCACACCAATATGGCCGGAGCCGTGGGCGCCTTCGCACAAGGCATGGGGGCCACCGACATAGCCGCCATGTTGAAGTTGGGGAGGACTTGGCTGGTCGTGCCGCAGCCCATGAAGGTGGAGATAAGGGGTGAGGCCCCCTTGGCGGTCACGGGAAAGGACGTAGTGCTCCACCTGCTTTCTGTGTACAAGGCCGAGGGCCTAAACGGCTACTCGGTGGACGTCTACGTCGAGAAGCCTTCGGCGTTTCCCATGGACTACAGAGCCACTGTGGCCAACATGTCGACGGAGCTAGGCGCAGACGCCCTTATGTTCGTGCCCGACTCCGAGACCTCGGCGTTCTTAGAGAAGACGAGAGGCGCCGCACCTAAAGTCGACTTCAAGCCCGCCGGCGGTAAGTACACCGACGAGTACACAGTGGAACTGAACAAATTAGAGCCCCTCGTGGCGGCGCCCCATAGCCCTGACAACGTGAAGCCCGTGAGGGAGGTCGAAGGCGTCGAGGTGGACCAGGTCTTCATTGGAAGTTGTACCAATGGCCGCCTCAGCGACATAGAGGCCGCCGCCAAGATCCTCAAGAGAGGGAGGACAAAGGCGAGATGCATAGCAGTCCCCGCCTCCTATGCGGTATTCAGACAGGCTCTGGAGGCTGGCTATATAGACATATTGACTAAAGCCGGTTGCGTCGTGACTTACGGCACCTGCGGGCCCTGTATAGGAGGCCACTTCGGCGTGTTGGGGCCCGGCGAGGTGGCCGTCTCTACGAGCAACAGGAACTTCGTCGGGAGGATGGGCGCCAACGACTCTAAGGTCTACCTTGCCAACGCCTATACGGCGGCCGCCGCCGCGCTAGAGGGGCGTATAGTCGACCCAAGGAAGTATCTAACATAGAGCCAACACCCTGGCCGGTCCCCCCTCTCCGCCTCTTATTTTTATTGGGGCATAGACAAAAAGGGCCTCGCTGCCACATTCCTTTATCACTAGGTCCAGATTCGTGAGGTTCTCTATGACGATTATACCGGCGGACAACAGCTTGTAGTGGACATATACCACATCCTCCTTAGAGGCCCGCGGGGGATATGGATAACCCTCGACTCCTGCATAACCAGCTACAGACATCCCCTCGACCCCCACGACGGCGACACCAACTTCGGCCAAATAGTCAGCAGAGCTCCTATCTAGATACGG
This region includes:
- a CDS encoding CoA-transferase; this encodes MSKCVSPRHAFEKIKDGSVVAISGFNAATAPFYLIEALLRYHMETGRPRDVFIISDALPAVPGFGLDKLGQYIIKNPDQRLVRGFLLPFYGWAPSLQAAVARNLVEGYTWPIGIVTRWLRDVAAGAPGVLSRVGLGTFIDPRQDGGMLNDLARRRRTVEVEVVEVDSREYLLYKAPKPDVALIRATTADEMGNLSMEREAIYGSVLAIVQAVKAHPSGLVIAQVIRMAAAGELHPKSVFVPGPLVDFVVVSRRGNEVERFHWQTYSFDYNPIISGDSPYRVSYEPRPLDVDKVIARRVVLELARLVEKLGRPVIINLGIGIPAVAADVIREEDIEEFIHITVESGQWGGYALTGADFGAVLGHYAVIPMPDQFLLYEGGAIDATSLGFLEVDERGNVNPAFIPGRMTGPGGFPVIAIGSPRVYFAGEFTAGKRALEVSDGTLKIKQDGNIVKFVPSVYKIVFSGKYAIEEGKEVLYVTERAVFRLTPGGLVLVEIAPGVDVERDILARMGFKPAVGELEEMDRRIFRPGKMGLREELLRALKK
- a CDS encoding CoA transferase, whose translation is MMDRDRALMELFGARETKPEALQGVKVLEICGTNFGCRIAGSLLSELGAEVYTVPDEDAKKITPHGVTIGRVGIPYFLEGRGKKEVSLDQAKSLLAEIDILIDGLGPGRLYSMGMGYPQLSERYPKLIYVAISQFGHYGSKAEEYAEMPDSDLTGQAYNGYMAMLGNPSLPEPYSYPIRAGIWLAWAFAGAAGALAALAAYWERMRSGRGQFIDVAINEVLSLDHPYQIGASFVLGGPRRRSSTIDANLLVTYTTARAKDGFVALATVIWPEVEAFFEIIGRPDLAEKWKEALSLWERDPSRLRELEAEVFAEVAKFRGEDLVRASREKGRPPIAIVKSIEWVASQEHWRIRGALMELDCGGKKVLVPGSPFMMSETPGRAKLKC
- a CDS encoding 3-isopropylmalate dehydratase large subunit, with product MATWSEYVFAKKLGRSPSPGEIVEIVPDLVAFHDLTGYHVLEMMEKMGGVEVFDKNKLVVAFDHLAPAPTVRAAEIQVYIRRHVRSIGLKNFHDVGEGIMHQLILERYALPAQFVFGADSHTNMAGAVGAFAQGMGATDIAAMLKLGRTWLVVPQPMKVEIRGEAPLAVTGKDVVLHLLSVYKAEGLNGYSVDVYVEKPSAFPMDYRATVANMSTELGADALMFVPDSETSAFLEKTRGAAPKVDFKPAGGKYTDEYTVELNKLEPLVAAPHSPDNVKPVREVEGVEVDQVFIGSCTNGRLSDIEAAAKILKRGRTKARCIAVPASYAVFRQALEAGYIDILTKAGCVVTYGTCGPCIGGHFGVLGPGEVAVSTSNRNFVGRMGANDSKVYLANAYTAAAAALEGRIVDPRKYLT
- a CDS encoding CoA transferase; protein product: MSYFKIIENIISSAKGDPPLKGIRVVEFAHYILGPNIPRLLAQLGAEVVKIEPPPRGDRWKYPSMWGGKGFYKGMRIDYLYLNSNKYFVGIDYRKEEGRKLVLELVKGADVFIENMEPGTLDKYGFGYLQLREVNPKLIYVSASGYGNWGPLSRLPSYDIIGQAESGVIDITGWEDGVNEAYRLPDYPGDWLPSTMAVSAILAALIYRERTGRGQYIDLSQAASMQRFMYHFTYMSITGSRLKRSGFIDPSAYVSGVFKTADGKFVALAAMTERQYDVLAEAVPGLRGLRDTRDPESLWKKYEIVRSWASSKRLDELLDFGKKAGVPIQPVLNDKEVLDDPWRAERGSILKIKDRLYGEIVVPGPIVKMSRTPLVVRWVARPVGYHNRLVLLHKLGLSKAEVERLEREGVVGYWDGQLGNMPPPGWKAEEDPVYMGEKDEVEI